AGCTCCGCTGCCAGCTTGGCGTCGTCCACCACGATCTGCCGGGCTTTGAGGCGGGGCTCACCCTTATAGTCCTCTTGGTGCACCTCAAAGTAGAAGCGGGCCTCTTCCGCGGTGGGTTTGGCGGCGGAGCGGACCTGCTCCAGGCGTTTTTGGATTTGCAGCTGGGTTTTAATCTCAGAGCGAAGCTGGGCATCGGTGTAGCCTATCTGGTTTAGGAACTGCTCGTAGGCTTTCTTCTCCTTAAGGCCAAACTGCTCGCGGATGCGATCCACCTCCTTGCGCACCTCGGCGCTGCCCACCCGGATCCGCGCCGCGTCCTGCTTGAGGGCCTCGGTGAGGATGACCTGCTCCAGGAAGTGGGTGTCCACCAGGGTCTTAAGAAGCCCCTGGGGGTTTGCGGCGTAGAGGGGGTCATTCCCCTGGAGCCTTAGCAGGTCCAGCTCGTAAACCGCCTTCCCGTTCACCCACAGCACGGGTTTGCCCCGCGCCTGCTGCCCCGCTTGGGGGGTGAAAAGGAGGATGGCCCCCACGGCGAAGGCCAAGGCCAGAAGCCCAAAAAGGATGGTGATGGCTTTCTTGCTGATACCGAACACTTGACCGCCTCCTCCTTAGCGTGCTAGGATACTTCCCGCTGAGTGCGCCCGTAGCTCAGCTGGATAGAGCGTCGGCCTCCGGAGCCGAAGGTCAGAGGTTCGAGTCCTCTCGGGCGCGCCATTTTCTTTTTTCCCCCGCCAACCGGAAAGCCCACAAGCACGAAGGGATTGTAACACACTCCCCATGAGAAAGGGGTTTAGCATGGGAGGGTGCTGCCTCTTCTCTTGGCCTGGCTCCACACCGTCAACGACCTCTTCTCCAACTTCCTCACCCCCCTTTTGCCCAAGCTAATGGCCCACTTCGGCGTGGGCTTGGGCACGGTGGGGCTTTTGGTGTCGGTGTATTCCCTAACGGGTAGCCTTTTCCAGCCTTTGGCTGGCTTCATCGCCGACCGGTTGGACCGGAGGCTTCTGGCGGCCCTGGGGCCGGTGCTGGTGGCCCTGGGTATGGGTTCTTTGGGCCTGTGGCCCCGGTTTGAGGCGCTCCTTTTGGTCCTGGGACTTTCCGGCTTGGGTTCGGCCCTTTTTCACGCCTCGGGGGCAAGCCTGGTGGGGGAGTTCGCCCCCAAGGAGCGGAGGGGGTTTTGGCTTTCCTTTTTTGGTTCGGCGGGGTACCTGGGCCTCTCCCTGGGGCCGGTGGTGGCCCTTTTTGCCGTGGGAGTCTGGGGGCTTAAGGGGCTTTTTTGGCTTACCCCTTTGGCCCTGCTTCCAGCCCTGTTGCTTTTGCGCCTCCCCCCTGTGCGGCGGCAAGGGAGGCCTGCAAGCCTCGAGGACTTCCTAAGGGTGTTTCGCGGGGACGTGGCCCGGCTATGGGGGATGGCCACCTTGCGGAGCCTGGTGTTTATGAGCTTTTCCACCACCTTGCCCTACTGGTTTACCCAGAGGAGCCTTTCCGATGCCTACATCGCCCTAAGCCTATCCACCTACAGTTTCTCCGCCACCTTGGGCGCCTTCCTGGGGGGTACCCTTTCCGACCGCCTGGGACGGAAGGCGGTGTTGGTGGGGACCTTGACCTTCGGGCTTCCCCTGTATCTGGGCCTTCTTTTCCTGCCCCCCGGAGGTGCGTCCTACCTGGTGCTCTTGGCCCTGACCGGGGCCTTGATGAACGCAGGCATTCCGGTGGCCGTGGCCTTGGCCCAGGAGCTGGAACCCGGCCAGACGGCCACGGTTTCAGGTCTTCTCATGGGCTTTACCTGGGGTTTTGCCGGGCTTTTCTACGCCCCCATAGGGCACCTGATAGAGGTGTTTGGCGTGATGCCGGTCCTCCTGGCCCTAGGGGTCTTGATCCTGCCCGCCTGGGCCTTGGCCCAAGGGGTAAGGGAGCCGGGCTTGGCGCAGGGCGGGGGGCGTTAAGATGGTCCCATGAGGATTCTTCTGGCCACGGACGGCTCGCCCCAGGCCCGGGGGGCGGAGGTGTTGGCGGAGTGGCTTTGCTACAAACTCCCTGCCAAGCTGGTGGCCCTTTACGTGCGGGATATCCGCCTGATGCGGGTGCTGGAGCTTTTGGACTTCGGGGCTCTTACCGTGCCCATTCCTGCCCACCGGGAGGAGTTGGAGAAGGCCCTATCCGCTCACGGTGAGGCGGTGTTGGAGCGCATTCGCAAAAGCGCCGAGGAGGCAGGGCTTCAGGTGGAGGTCTTCCTGGAAACCGGGTTGCCTCACGAGGTCATCCTCCGTCACGCCCGGACGGCGGATCTTCTGGTGATGGGCCGGAGTGGGGAGGCCCATGGGGGTAGCTTCGTGGGGT
Above is a genomic segment from Thermus albus containing:
- a CDS encoding MFS transporter encodes the protein MLPLLLAWLHTVNDLFSNFLTPLLPKLMAHFGVGLGTVGLLVSVYSLTGSLFQPLAGFIADRLDRRLLAALGPVLVALGMGSLGLWPRFEALLLVLGLSGLGSALFHASGASLVGEFAPKERRGFWLSFFGSAGYLGLSLGPVVALFAVGVWGLKGLFWLTPLALLPALLLLRLPPVRRQGRPASLEDFLRVFRGDVARLWGMATLRSLVFMSFSTTLPYWFTQRSLSDAYIALSLSTYSFSATLGAFLGGTLSDRLGRKAVLVGTLTFGLPLYLGLLFLPPGGASYLVLLALTGALMNAGIPVAVALAQELEPGQTATVSGLLMGFTWGFAGLFYAPIGHLIEVFGVMPVLLALGVLILPAWALAQGVREPGLAQGGGR